In Lampris incognitus isolate fLamInc1 chromosome 20, fLamInc1.hap2, whole genome shotgun sequence, one genomic interval encodes:
- the LOC130130703 gene encoding ciliated left-right organizer metallopeptidase isoform X4 — MWFQRHLKWLGGWDAAAIIMASPPSRRLWVGVLLVVMAELPEVLQKCIFDDVQSQVRVVTAALFNPESSPTGTRTSSHTGRDHTDSSRVDVGHINNHLRRRASPRRTSSTMQRRSQRGLDLPVPVSPRPIRIRTWLPRDSVPLSQTESDRLHPAVEQAVGIVSSCLSVNPVPGRLLLSRDVNKYCKFLWRNSSTANFNRCGRANENYRTETCLDVTIPDDHLGGCDVYPDPNSPVRTVLRPEGAGLPDTDFLLYLHAKTTDRCRAEPSVLAYAAHCQTGPQGRPLAGVAVICKDRLTRDTFSHHSTVQTVIHELFHVLGFSKELFGTWRDCSSSYPQAGVGCFPWRKVTHADKSGQMRIYTQSVITALQNHLTSTDPQLGAPLENLDVLPGGVSSHWESRVMQGSIMAAVLPDPAAVRIDPLTLAALQDTGWYSVDFSRAQSLVWGEGEGAMFGSLSTCQDTPSSFFCIGSGLGCHYLHLHKGECNTDEYLEGCSMYKPLRNGSECWKEENGRGSAEEDRRGEIYGLGSRCFFSNLTREKENRAVEGRCYRHRCVGPNRYQVLVAGSRWTDCPAGGAIQAEGYQGLVFCPNKRLCWHRDIAPPPDNVKPFSAASTANPSTSESFSRTSVSTAWETRTPTSLPNVTGHPAEPVMTAVISTTVAVFLLTAIMAAYKKRHASRVGVHTYPEDLSSSL; from the exons ATGTGGTTTCAGCGACATCTTAAATGGCTTGGAGGATGGG ACGCTGCAGCCATAATTATGGCTTCACCTCCCTCTCGGAGGCTATGGGTGGGTGTGCTGTTGGTGGTGATGGCTGAGCTGCCTGAGGTCTTGCAGAAATGCATCTTTGATGACGTGCAGTCTCAAGTCAGGGTGGTCACGGCCGCACTCTTCAACCCAGAGAGCTCACCCACTGGGACCAGAACCAGTTCCCATACTGGGCGAGATCACACGGACTCCTCTCGTGTGGACGTTGGTCACATAAATAACCATTTAAGACGGAGGGCATCACCTCGGCGGACCTCGTCAACGATGCAGAGGAGAAGCCAGAGAGGGCTGGACCTGCCCGTTCCAGTCTCACCTCGGCCCATCCGGATCCGGACCTGGCTTCCAAGGGACAGCGTCCCCCTGTCACAGACTGAGAGCGACAGGCTTCATCCCGCTGTTGAGCAGGCTGTTGGTATTGTGTCTTCCTGCCTGTCAG TTAACCCAGTTCCTGGTCGTTTGCTGCTCAGTAGAGACGTCAACAAGTACTGCAAATTTCTCTGGAGGAATTCAAGTACTGCCAACTTCAACAG GTGTGGTAGGGCCAATGAGAACTACAGGACCGAGACCTGTCTGGATGTGACT ATTCCAGATGACCACCTGGGTGGATGTGACGTCTACCCAGATCCTAATTCGCCAGTCAGGACTGTGCTCCGACCTGAAGGGGCCGGCCTGCCAGACACCGACTTCCTGCTTTACCTCCATGCAAAGACCACCGACAGGTGCAGAGCTGAG CCCAGTGTGCTAGCCTATGCAGCGCACTGCCAGACGGGCCCCCAGGGCCGGCCCCTGGCTGGGGTGGCAGTCATCTGTAAGGACCGACTAACCAGAGACACGTTCAGTCACCACAGCACTGTGCAG ACAGTGATCCACGAGCTCTTCCACGTGTTGGGTTTCTCCAAAGAACTCTTCGGCACCTGGAGAGACTGTTCCTCTTCTTACCCTCAAG CCGGCGTGGGCTGTTTTCCCTGGCGTAAAGTGACCCACGCCGATAAGTCGGGCCAGATGAGGATCTACACCCAGTCTGTCATCACGGCGCTGCAGAACCACCTGACATCCACTGACCCACAGCTGGGAGCACCTCtagaaaacctg GATGTGTTGCCAGGGGGCGTGTCTTCTCACTGGGAGTCCCGTGTCATGCAGGGCTCCATCATGGCGGCAGTGCTGCCTGACCCTGCTGCTGTCCGGATCGACCCGCTCACCCTGGCGGCTCTGCAGGACACTGGCTGGTACTCCGTCGACTTCAGCCGAGCACAGAGCCTGGTGTGGGGAGAGG GTGAAGGAGCCATGTTTGGATCTCTGTCAACATGTCAGGATACACCGTCATCCTTTTTCTGCATTGGCAG TGGACTCGGGTGTCATTACCTCCATCTCCACAAGGGGGAGTGCAACACTGACGAATACCTGGAGGGCTGTAGCATGTACAAACCTCTGAGGAATGGA AGCGAGTGTTGGAAGGAGGAGAACGGGAGGGGGTCGGCAGAGGAGGACCGGAGAGGGGAGATCTATGGACTCGGCAGCCGTTGTTTCTTCTCCAATCTGACCAGAGAG AAGGAGAACCGGGCTGTGGAGGGGCGATGTTACCGTCACAGATGTGTGGGACCCAACAGGTACCAGGTCCTGGTGGCCGGTTCTAGATGGACAGACTGCCCAGCGGGAGGCGCCATTCAG GCGGAAGGATACCAGGGTTTGGTTTTCTGTCCCAACAAGAGATTGTGTTGGCACCGTGATATCGCCCCGCCGCCCGACAACGTCAAGCCATTTTCTGCGGCCTCCACCGCAAACCCAAGCACGTCTGAAAG TTTCAGCCGGACCTCAGTTTCAACCGCTTGGGAGACCCGGACTCCAACTTCACTACCTAATGTAACGGGACACCCAGCAGAGCCAGTTATGACCGCAGTCATCAGCACCACCGTTGCGGTGTTCCTTCTGACTGCCATCATGGCCGCTTATAAGAAGCGCCATGCTTCCAGAGTCGGGGTCCACACTTACCCGGAAGACCTCAGTAGTTCGTTATAA
- the LOC130130703 gene encoding ciliated left-right organizer metallopeptidase isoform X1, producing the protein MWFQRHLKWLGGWDAAAIIMASPPSRRLWVGVLLVVMAELPEVLQKCIFDDVQSQVRVVTAALFNPESSPTGTRTSSHTGRDHTDSSRVDVGHINNHLRRRASPRRTSSTMQRRSQRGLDLPVPVSPRPIRIRTWLPRDSVPLSQTESDRLHPAVEQAVGIVSSCLSVNPVPGRLLLSRDVNKYCKFLWRNSSTANFNRCGRANENYRTETCLDVTIPDDHLGGCDVYPDPNSPVRTVLRPEGAGLPDTDFLLYLHAKTTDRCRAEPSVLAYAAHCQTGPQGRPLAGVAVICKDRLTRDTFSHHSTVQTVIHELFHVLGFSKELFGTWRDCSSSYPQAGVGCFPWRKVTHADKSGQMRIYTQSVITALQNHLTSTDPQLGAPLENLDVLPGGVSSHWESRVMQGSIMAAVLPDPAAVRIDPLTLAALQDTGWYSVDFSRAQSLVWGEGEGAMFGSLSTCQDTPSSFFCIGSGLGCHYLHLHKGECNTDEYLEGCSMYKPLRNGSECWKEENGRGSAEEDRRGEIYGLGSRCFFSNLTRESLLTPPSQKENRAVEGRCYRHRCVGPNRYQVLVAGSRWTDCPAGGAIQAEGYQGLVFCPNKRLCWHRDIAPPPDNVKPFSAASTANPSTSESFSRTSVSTAWETRTPTSLPNVTGHPAEPVMTAVISTTVAVFLLTAIMAAYKKRHASRVGVHTYPEDLSSSL; encoded by the exons ATGTGGTTTCAGCGACATCTTAAATGGCTTGGAGGATGGG ACGCTGCAGCCATAATTATGGCTTCACCTCCCTCTCGGAGGCTATGGGTGGGTGTGCTGTTGGTGGTGATGGCTGAGCTGCCTGAGGTCTTGCAGAAATGCATCTTTGATGACGTGCAGTCTCAAGTCAGGGTGGTCACGGCCGCACTCTTCAACCCAGAGAGCTCACCCACTGGGACCAGAACCAGTTCCCATACTGGGCGAGATCACACGGACTCCTCTCGTGTGGACGTTGGTCACATAAATAACCATTTAAGACGGAGGGCATCACCTCGGCGGACCTCGTCAACGATGCAGAGGAGAAGCCAGAGAGGGCTGGACCTGCCCGTTCCAGTCTCACCTCGGCCCATCCGGATCCGGACCTGGCTTCCAAGGGACAGCGTCCCCCTGTCACAGACTGAGAGCGACAGGCTTCATCCCGCTGTTGAGCAGGCTGTTGGTATTGTGTCTTCCTGCCTGTCAG TTAACCCAGTTCCTGGTCGTTTGCTGCTCAGTAGAGACGTCAACAAGTACTGCAAATTTCTCTGGAGGAATTCAAGTACTGCCAACTTCAACAG GTGTGGTAGGGCCAATGAGAACTACAGGACCGAGACCTGTCTGGATGTGACT ATTCCAGATGACCACCTGGGTGGATGTGACGTCTACCCAGATCCTAATTCGCCAGTCAGGACTGTGCTCCGACCTGAAGGGGCCGGCCTGCCAGACACCGACTTCCTGCTTTACCTCCATGCAAAGACCACCGACAGGTGCAGAGCTGAG CCCAGTGTGCTAGCCTATGCAGCGCACTGCCAGACGGGCCCCCAGGGCCGGCCCCTGGCTGGGGTGGCAGTCATCTGTAAGGACCGACTAACCAGAGACACGTTCAGTCACCACAGCACTGTGCAG ACAGTGATCCACGAGCTCTTCCACGTGTTGGGTTTCTCCAAAGAACTCTTCGGCACCTGGAGAGACTGTTCCTCTTCTTACCCTCAAG CCGGCGTGGGCTGTTTTCCCTGGCGTAAAGTGACCCACGCCGATAAGTCGGGCCAGATGAGGATCTACACCCAGTCTGTCATCACGGCGCTGCAGAACCACCTGACATCCACTGACCCACAGCTGGGAGCACCTCtagaaaacctg GATGTGTTGCCAGGGGGCGTGTCTTCTCACTGGGAGTCCCGTGTCATGCAGGGCTCCATCATGGCGGCAGTGCTGCCTGACCCTGCTGCTGTCCGGATCGACCCGCTCACCCTGGCGGCTCTGCAGGACACTGGCTGGTACTCCGTCGACTTCAGCCGAGCACAGAGCCTGGTGTGGGGAGAGG GTGAAGGAGCCATGTTTGGATCTCTGTCAACATGTCAGGATACACCGTCATCCTTTTTCTGCATTGGCAG TGGACTCGGGTGTCATTACCTCCATCTCCACAAGGGGGAGTGCAACACTGACGAATACCTGGAGGGCTGTAGCATGTACAAACCTCTGAGGAATGGA AGCGAGTGTTGGAAGGAGGAGAACGGGAGGGGGTCGGCAGAGGAGGACCGGAGAGGGGAGATCTATGGACTCGGCAGCCGTTGTTTCTTCTCCAATCTGACCAGAGAG TCTCTTCTCACTCCTCCCTCTCAGAAGGAGAACCGGGCTGTGGAGGGGCGATGTTACCGTCACAGATGTGTGGGACCCAACAGGTACCAGGTCCTGGTGGCCGGTTCTAGATGGACAGACTGCCCAGCGGGAGGCGCCATTCAG GCGGAAGGATACCAGGGTTTGGTTTTCTGTCCCAACAAGAGATTGTGTTGGCACCGTGATATCGCCCCGCCGCCCGACAACGTCAAGCCATTTTCTGCGGCCTCCACCGCAAACCCAAGCACGTCTGAAAG TTTCAGCCGGACCTCAGTTTCAACCGCTTGGGAGACCCGGACTCCAACTTCACTACCTAATGTAACGGGACACCCAGCAGAGCCAGTTATGACCGCAGTCATCAGCACCACCGTTGCGGTGTTCCTTCTGACTGCCATCATGGCCGCTTATAAGAAGCGCCATGCTTCCAGAGTCGGGGTCCACACTTACCCGGAAGACCTCAGTAGTTCGTTATAA
- the LOC130130703 gene encoding ciliated left-right organizer metallopeptidase isoform X2, with protein sequence MAWRMGWVPDAAAIIMASPPSRRLWVGVLLVVMAELPEVLQKCIFDDVQSQVRVVTAALFNPESSPTGTRTSSHTGRDHTDSSRVDVGHINNHLRRRASPRRTSSTMQRRSQRGLDLPVPVSPRPIRIRTWLPRDSVPLSQTESDRLHPAVEQAVGIVSSCLSVNPVPGRLLLSRDVNKYCKFLWRNSSTANFNRCGRANENYRTETCLDVTIPDDHLGGCDVYPDPNSPVRTVLRPEGAGLPDTDFLLYLHAKTTDRCRAEPSVLAYAAHCQTGPQGRPLAGVAVICKDRLTRDTFSHHSTVQTVIHELFHVLGFSKELFGTWRDCSSSYPQAGVGCFPWRKVTHADKSGQMRIYTQSVITALQNHLTSTDPQLGAPLENLDVLPGGVSSHWESRVMQGSIMAAVLPDPAAVRIDPLTLAALQDTGWYSVDFSRAQSLVWGEGEGAMFGSLSTCQDTPSSFFCIGSGLGCHYLHLHKGECNTDEYLEGCSMYKPLRNGSECWKEENGRGSAEEDRRGEIYGLGSRCFFSNLTRESLLTPPSQKENRAVEGRCYRHRCVGPNRYQVLVAGSRWTDCPAGGAIQAEGYQGLVFCPNKRLCWHRDIAPPPDNVKPFSAASTANPSTSESFSRTSVSTAWETRTPTSLPNVTGHPAEPVMTAVISTTVAVFLLTAIMAAYKKRHASRVGVHTYPEDLSSSL encoded by the exons ATGGCTTGGAGGATGGG ATGGGTTCCAGACGCTGCAGCCATAATTATGGCTTCACCTCCCTCTCGGAGGCTATGGGTGGGTGTGCTGTTGGTGGTGATGGCTGAGCTGCCTGAGGTCTTGCAGAAATGCATCTTTGATGACGTGCAGTCTCAAGTCAGGGTGGTCACGGCCGCACTCTTCAACCCAGAGAGCTCACCCACTGGGACCAGAACCAGTTCCCATACTGGGCGAGATCACACGGACTCCTCTCGTGTGGACGTTGGTCACATAAATAACCATTTAAGACGGAGGGCATCACCTCGGCGGACCTCGTCAACGATGCAGAGGAGAAGCCAGAGAGGGCTGGACCTGCCCGTTCCAGTCTCACCTCGGCCCATCCGGATCCGGACCTGGCTTCCAAGGGACAGCGTCCCCCTGTCACAGACTGAGAGCGACAGGCTTCATCCCGCTGTTGAGCAGGCTGTTGGTATTGTGTCTTCCTGCCTGTCAG TTAACCCAGTTCCTGGTCGTTTGCTGCTCAGTAGAGACGTCAACAAGTACTGCAAATTTCTCTGGAGGAATTCAAGTACTGCCAACTTCAACAG GTGTGGTAGGGCCAATGAGAACTACAGGACCGAGACCTGTCTGGATGTGACT ATTCCAGATGACCACCTGGGTGGATGTGACGTCTACCCAGATCCTAATTCGCCAGTCAGGACTGTGCTCCGACCTGAAGGGGCCGGCCTGCCAGACACCGACTTCCTGCTTTACCTCCATGCAAAGACCACCGACAGGTGCAGAGCTGAG CCCAGTGTGCTAGCCTATGCAGCGCACTGCCAGACGGGCCCCCAGGGCCGGCCCCTGGCTGGGGTGGCAGTCATCTGTAAGGACCGACTAACCAGAGACACGTTCAGTCACCACAGCACTGTGCAG ACAGTGATCCACGAGCTCTTCCACGTGTTGGGTTTCTCCAAAGAACTCTTCGGCACCTGGAGAGACTGTTCCTCTTCTTACCCTCAAG CCGGCGTGGGCTGTTTTCCCTGGCGTAAAGTGACCCACGCCGATAAGTCGGGCCAGATGAGGATCTACACCCAGTCTGTCATCACGGCGCTGCAGAACCACCTGACATCCACTGACCCACAGCTGGGAGCACCTCtagaaaacctg GATGTGTTGCCAGGGGGCGTGTCTTCTCACTGGGAGTCCCGTGTCATGCAGGGCTCCATCATGGCGGCAGTGCTGCCTGACCCTGCTGCTGTCCGGATCGACCCGCTCACCCTGGCGGCTCTGCAGGACACTGGCTGGTACTCCGTCGACTTCAGCCGAGCACAGAGCCTGGTGTGGGGAGAGG GTGAAGGAGCCATGTTTGGATCTCTGTCAACATGTCAGGATACACCGTCATCCTTTTTCTGCATTGGCAG TGGACTCGGGTGTCATTACCTCCATCTCCACAAGGGGGAGTGCAACACTGACGAATACCTGGAGGGCTGTAGCATGTACAAACCTCTGAGGAATGGA AGCGAGTGTTGGAAGGAGGAGAACGGGAGGGGGTCGGCAGAGGAGGACCGGAGAGGGGAGATCTATGGACTCGGCAGCCGTTGTTTCTTCTCCAATCTGACCAGAGAG TCTCTTCTCACTCCTCCCTCTCAGAAGGAGAACCGGGCTGTGGAGGGGCGATGTTACCGTCACAGATGTGTGGGACCCAACAGGTACCAGGTCCTGGTGGCCGGTTCTAGATGGACAGACTGCCCAGCGGGAGGCGCCATTCAG GCGGAAGGATACCAGGGTTTGGTTTTCTGTCCCAACAAGAGATTGTGTTGGCACCGTGATATCGCCCCGCCGCCCGACAACGTCAAGCCATTTTCTGCGGCCTCCACCGCAAACCCAAGCACGTCTGAAAG TTTCAGCCGGACCTCAGTTTCAACCGCTTGGGAGACCCGGACTCCAACTTCACTACCTAATGTAACGGGACACCCAGCAGAGCCAGTTATGACCGCAGTCATCAGCACCACCGTTGCGGTGTTCCTTCTGACTGCCATCATGGCCGCTTATAAGAAGCGCCATGCTTCCAGAGTCGGGGTCCACACTTACCCGGAAGACCTCAGTAGTTCGTTATAA
- the LOC130130703 gene encoding ciliated left-right organizer metallopeptidase isoform X3: protein MSRQLDAAAIIMASPPSRRLWVGVLLVVMAELPEVLQKCIFDDVQSQVRVVTAALFNPESSPTGTRTSSHTGRDHTDSSRVDVGHINNHLRRRASPRRTSSTMQRRSQRGLDLPVPVSPRPIRIRTWLPRDSVPLSQTESDRLHPAVEQAVGIVSSCLSVNPVPGRLLLSRDVNKYCKFLWRNSSTANFNRCGRANENYRTETCLDVTIPDDHLGGCDVYPDPNSPVRTVLRPEGAGLPDTDFLLYLHAKTTDRCRAEPSVLAYAAHCQTGPQGRPLAGVAVICKDRLTRDTFSHHSTVQTVIHELFHVLGFSKELFGTWRDCSSSYPQAGVGCFPWRKVTHADKSGQMRIYTQSVITALQNHLTSTDPQLGAPLENLDVLPGGVSSHWESRVMQGSIMAAVLPDPAAVRIDPLTLAALQDTGWYSVDFSRAQSLVWGEGEGAMFGSLSTCQDTPSSFFCIGSGLGCHYLHLHKGECNTDEYLEGCSMYKPLRNGSECWKEENGRGSAEEDRRGEIYGLGSRCFFSNLTRESLLTPPSQKENRAVEGRCYRHRCVGPNRYQVLVAGSRWTDCPAGGAIQAEGYQGLVFCPNKRLCWHRDIAPPPDNVKPFSAASTANPSTSESFSRTSVSTAWETRTPTSLPNVTGHPAEPVMTAVISTTVAVFLLTAIMAAYKKRHASRVGVHTYPEDLSSSL from the exons ATGTCCCGACAACTCG ACGCTGCAGCCATAATTATGGCTTCACCTCCCTCTCGGAGGCTATGGGTGGGTGTGCTGTTGGTGGTGATGGCTGAGCTGCCTGAGGTCTTGCAGAAATGCATCTTTGATGACGTGCAGTCTCAAGTCAGGGTGGTCACGGCCGCACTCTTCAACCCAGAGAGCTCACCCACTGGGACCAGAACCAGTTCCCATACTGGGCGAGATCACACGGACTCCTCTCGTGTGGACGTTGGTCACATAAATAACCATTTAAGACGGAGGGCATCACCTCGGCGGACCTCGTCAACGATGCAGAGGAGAAGCCAGAGAGGGCTGGACCTGCCCGTTCCAGTCTCACCTCGGCCCATCCGGATCCGGACCTGGCTTCCAAGGGACAGCGTCCCCCTGTCACAGACTGAGAGCGACAGGCTTCATCCCGCTGTTGAGCAGGCTGTTGGTATTGTGTCTTCCTGCCTGTCAG TTAACCCAGTTCCTGGTCGTTTGCTGCTCAGTAGAGACGTCAACAAGTACTGCAAATTTCTCTGGAGGAATTCAAGTACTGCCAACTTCAACAG GTGTGGTAGGGCCAATGAGAACTACAGGACCGAGACCTGTCTGGATGTGACT ATTCCAGATGACCACCTGGGTGGATGTGACGTCTACCCAGATCCTAATTCGCCAGTCAGGACTGTGCTCCGACCTGAAGGGGCCGGCCTGCCAGACACCGACTTCCTGCTTTACCTCCATGCAAAGACCACCGACAGGTGCAGAGCTGAG CCCAGTGTGCTAGCCTATGCAGCGCACTGCCAGACGGGCCCCCAGGGCCGGCCCCTGGCTGGGGTGGCAGTCATCTGTAAGGACCGACTAACCAGAGACACGTTCAGTCACCACAGCACTGTGCAG ACAGTGATCCACGAGCTCTTCCACGTGTTGGGTTTCTCCAAAGAACTCTTCGGCACCTGGAGAGACTGTTCCTCTTCTTACCCTCAAG CCGGCGTGGGCTGTTTTCCCTGGCGTAAAGTGACCCACGCCGATAAGTCGGGCCAGATGAGGATCTACACCCAGTCTGTCATCACGGCGCTGCAGAACCACCTGACATCCACTGACCCACAGCTGGGAGCACCTCtagaaaacctg GATGTGTTGCCAGGGGGCGTGTCTTCTCACTGGGAGTCCCGTGTCATGCAGGGCTCCATCATGGCGGCAGTGCTGCCTGACCCTGCTGCTGTCCGGATCGACCCGCTCACCCTGGCGGCTCTGCAGGACACTGGCTGGTACTCCGTCGACTTCAGCCGAGCACAGAGCCTGGTGTGGGGAGAGG GTGAAGGAGCCATGTTTGGATCTCTGTCAACATGTCAGGATACACCGTCATCCTTTTTCTGCATTGGCAG TGGACTCGGGTGTCATTACCTCCATCTCCACAAGGGGGAGTGCAACACTGACGAATACCTGGAGGGCTGTAGCATGTACAAACCTCTGAGGAATGGA AGCGAGTGTTGGAAGGAGGAGAACGGGAGGGGGTCGGCAGAGGAGGACCGGAGAGGGGAGATCTATGGACTCGGCAGCCGTTGTTTCTTCTCCAATCTGACCAGAGAG TCTCTTCTCACTCCTCCCTCTCAGAAGGAGAACCGGGCTGTGGAGGGGCGATGTTACCGTCACAGATGTGTGGGACCCAACAGGTACCAGGTCCTGGTGGCCGGTTCTAGATGGACAGACTGCCCAGCGGGAGGCGCCATTCAG GCGGAAGGATACCAGGGTTTGGTTTTCTGTCCCAACAAGAGATTGTGTTGGCACCGTGATATCGCCCCGCCGCCCGACAACGTCAAGCCATTTTCTGCGGCCTCCACCGCAAACCCAAGCACGTCTGAAAG TTTCAGCCGGACCTCAGTTTCAACCGCTTGGGAGACCCGGACTCCAACTTCACTACCTAATGTAACGGGACACCCAGCAGAGCCAGTTATGACCGCAGTCATCAGCACCACCGTTGCGGTGTTCCTTCTGACTGCCATCATGGCCGCTTATAAGAAGCGCCATGCTTCCAGAGTCGGGGTCCACACTTACCCGGAAGACCTCAGTAGTTCGTTATAA
- the LOC130130703 gene encoding ciliated left-right organizer metallopeptidase isoform X5, producing MASPPSRRLWVGVLLVVMAELPEVLQKCIFDDVQSQVRVVTAALFNPESSPTGTRTSSHTGRDHTDSSRVDVGHINNHLRRRASPRRTSSTMQRRSQRGLDLPVPVSPRPIRIRTWLPRDSVPLSQTESDRLHPAVEQAVGIVSSCLSVNPVPGRLLLSRDVNKYCKFLWRNSSTANFNRCGRANENYRTETCLDVTIPDDHLGGCDVYPDPNSPVRTVLRPEGAGLPDTDFLLYLHAKTTDRCRAEPSVLAYAAHCQTGPQGRPLAGVAVICKDRLTRDTFSHHSTVQTVIHELFHVLGFSKELFGTWRDCSSSYPQAGVGCFPWRKVTHADKSGQMRIYTQSVITALQNHLTSTDPQLGAPLENLDVLPGGVSSHWESRVMQGSIMAAVLPDPAAVRIDPLTLAALQDTGWYSVDFSRAQSLVWGEGEGAMFGSLSTCQDTPSSFFCIGSGLGCHYLHLHKGECNTDEYLEGCSMYKPLRNGSECWKEENGRGSAEEDRRGEIYGLGSRCFFSNLTRESLLTPPSQKENRAVEGRCYRHRCVGPNRYQVLVAGSRWTDCPAGGAIQAEGYQGLVFCPNKRLCWHRDIAPPPDNVKPFSAASTANPSTSESFSRTSVSTAWETRTPTSLPNVTGHPAEPVMTAVISTTVAVFLLTAIMAAYKKRHASRVGVHTYPEDLSSSL from the exons ATGGCTTCACCTCCCTCTCGGAGGCTATGGGTGGGTGTGCTGTTGGTGGTGATGGCTGAGCTGCCTGAGGTCTTGCAGAAATGCATCTTTGATGACGTGCAGTCTCAAGTCAGGGTGGTCACGGCCGCACTCTTCAACCCAGAGAGCTCACCCACTGGGACCAGAACCAGTTCCCATACTGGGCGAGATCACACGGACTCCTCTCGTGTGGACGTTGGTCACATAAATAACCATTTAAGACGGAGGGCATCACCTCGGCGGACCTCGTCAACGATGCAGAGGAGAAGCCAGAGAGGGCTGGACCTGCCCGTTCCAGTCTCACCTCGGCCCATCCGGATCCGGACCTGGCTTCCAAGGGACAGCGTCCCCCTGTCACAGACTGAGAGCGACAGGCTTCATCCCGCTGTTGAGCAGGCTGTTGGTATTGTGTCTTCCTGCCTGTCAG TTAACCCAGTTCCTGGTCGTTTGCTGCTCAGTAGAGACGTCAACAAGTACTGCAAATTTCTCTGGAGGAATTCAAGTACTGCCAACTTCAACAG GTGTGGTAGGGCCAATGAGAACTACAGGACCGAGACCTGTCTGGATGTGACT ATTCCAGATGACCACCTGGGTGGATGTGACGTCTACCCAGATCCTAATTCGCCAGTCAGGACTGTGCTCCGACCTGAAGGGGCCGGCCTGCCAGACACCGACTTCCTGCTTTACCTCCATGCAAAGACCACCGACAGGTGCAGAGCTGAG CCCAGTGTGCTAGCCTATGCAGCGCACTGCCAGACGGGCCCCCAGGGCCGGCCCCTGGCTGGGGTGGCAGTCATCTGTAAGGACCGACTAACCAGAGACACGTTCAGTCACCACAGCACTGTGCAG ACAGTGATCCACGAGCTCTTCCACGTGTTGGGTTTCTCCAAAGAACTCTTCGGCACCTGGAGAGACTGTTCCTCTTCTTACCCTCAAG CCGGCGTGGGCTGTTTTCCCTGGCGTAAAGTGACCCACGCCGATAAGTCGGGCCAGATGAGGATCTACACCCAGTCTGTCATCACGGCGCTGCAGAACCACCTGACATCCACTGACCCACAGCTGGGAGCACCTCtagaaaacctg GATGTGTTGCCAGGGGGCGTGTCTTCTCACTGGGAGTCCCGTGTCATGCAGGGCTCCATCATGGCGGCAGTGCTGCCTGACCCTGCTGCTGTCCGGATCGACCCGCTCACCCTGGCGGCTCTGCAGGACACTGGCTGGTACTCCGTCGACTTCAGCCGAGCACAGAGCCTGGTGTGGGGAGAGG GTGAAGGAGCCATGTTTGGATCTCTGTCAACATGTCAGGATACACCGTCATCCTTTTTCTGCATTGGCAG TGGACTCGGGTGTCATTACCTCCATCTCCACAAGGGGGAGTGCAACACTGACGAATACCTGGAGGGCTGTAGCATGTACAAACCTCTGAGGAATGGA AGCGAGTGTTGGAAGGAGGAGAACGGGAGGGGGTCGGCAGAGGAGGACCGGAGAGGGGAGATCTATGGACTCGGCAGCCGTTGTTTCTTCTCCAATCTGACCAGAGAG TCTCTTCTCACTCCTCCCTCTCAGAAGGAGAACCGGGCTGTGGAGGGGCGATGTTACCGTCACAGATGTGTGGGACCCAACAGGTACCAGGTCCTGGTGGCCGGTTCTAGATGGACAGACTGCCCAGCGGGAGGCGCCATTCAG GCGGAAGGATACCAGGGTTTGGTTTTCTGTCCCAACAAGAGATTGTGTTGGCACCGTGATATCGCCCCGCCGCCCGACAACGTCAAGCCATTTTCTGCGGCCTCCACCGCAAACCCAAGCACGTCTGAAAG TTTCAGCCGGACCTCAGTTTCAACCGCTTGGGAGACCCGGACTCCAACTTCACTACCTAATGTAACGGGACACCCAGCAGAGCCAGTTATGACCGCAGTCATCAGCACCACCGTTGCGGTGTTCCTTCTGACTGCCATCATGGCCGCTTATAAGAAGCGCCATGCTTCCAGAGTCGGGGTCCACACTTACCCGGAAGACCTCAGTAGTTCGTTATAA